The proteins below come from a single Pseudarthrobacter sp. SSS035 genomic window:
- a CDS encoding WXG100 family type VII secretion target, with product MAGNFYGGDVAQLRQLAKDLAGGATRLSLLGQQLSSVISTGAWKGADGERFRSDWTSSHSKLLKSATAGLESASKSLLANADEQEKASDGAGSGGGSGSGGSGSGNGAAQDLTDRLNGMTPEERQDYLGSEEFRQWALENPEAAKAALDAAADSGLIDKSSEEYADFLSDYWNNQAMLDMGIDPASWDTSKGTEHNWETIKKVYDFYGQAYLSNPDLQWAGMANMIGPSFAGGFKDMAMLRDLAQQIADNPASDIPLPILDQIEQLAGMTDQEIRYYETSMLDMNKEIFLDQARQHEAYMSGGIEEINRLRDSGAIDTGTAEEWAKIDSGDPDLIQEGNTALLYREQNEIIADDYDDMRNHPGGEAVTYLVTLAGEPSIPGAKSYPEVFPYTFSVESPGPKNVPFTNWDNPTQFRTDFTTGFPDGNISHADQRWDLIRQDTLPAYQDLLATDPGRAEQIIGSDFNDRVEQHRPTNNIPGIMDRFVDGFGAEVHQ from the coding sequence ATGGCGGGAAACTTTTACGGCGGCGACGTTGCCCAGTTGCGGCAGCTCGCCAAGGACCTGGCAGGCGGCGCCACCAGGTTGAGCCTGCTCGGCCAGCAGCTAAGCAGTGTCATCAGCACCGGCGCCTGGAAAGGGGCCGACGGCGAGCGCTTCCGCAGCGACTGGACGTCATCGCACTCGAAGCTGCTGAAGTCCGCAACGGCCGGGCTGGAGTCGGCATCCAAGTCGCTGCTCGCCAACGCCGACGAGCAGGAGAAGGCCAGCGACGGGGCCGGTTCAGGCGGTGGCTCCGGGAGTGGTGGCAGCGGTTCCGGGAACGGCGCTGCCCAGGACCTGACGGACCGGCTGAACGGCATGACCCCCGAAGAACGCCAGGACTACCTCGGCAGCGAGGAATTCAGGCAGTGGGCGCTTGAAAACCCCGAGGCCGCAAAGGCCGCCCTGGATGCGGCCGCCGATTCGGGGCTGATCGACAAAAGCTCCGAGGAATACGCGGATTTTCTCAGCGACTACTGGAACAACCAGGCCATGCTGGACATGGGCATCGACCCCGCCAGCTGGGACACCTCCAAAGGCACCGAACACAACTGGGAGACCATCAAGAAGGTCTACGACTTCTACGGCCAGGCATACCTCTCCAACCCGGACCTGCAGTGGGCCGGCATGGCCAACATGATCGGCCCGTCCTTCGCGGGCGGCTTCAAGGACATGGCCATGCTGCGGGACCTCGCCCAGCAGATCGCGGACAATCCGGCCTCGGACATCCCGCTCCCCATCCTTGATCAGATCGAACAGCTCGCAGGCATGACCGACCAGGAGATCCGTTACTACGAGACCAGCATGCTGGATATGAACAAGGAGATCTTCCTGGACCAAGCCCGCCAACATGAGGCCTACATGAGCGGCGGAATCGAGGAGATCAATAGACTGCGGGACTCGGGTGCCATCGATACGGGTACCGCCGAGGAATGGGCGAAGATCGATTCCGGCGACCCGGACCTGATCCAGGAAGGCAACACCGCCCTCCTGTACCGCGAGCAGAACGAAATCATCGCGGACGACTACGACGACATGCGGAACCACCCTGGCGGAGAGGCCGTGACGTACCTGGTCACGCTAGCCGGCGAGCCGTCCATCCCGGGCGCCAAGAGCTACCCGGAAGTCTTTCCCTACACCTTCAGCGTGGAGAGCCCCGGCCCGAAAAACGTGCCCTTCACCAACTGGGACAACCCCACGCAGTTCCGCACCGACTTCACCACCGGCTTCCCAGATGGGAACATCTCCCACGCGGACCAGCGGTGGGACCTCATCCGGCAGGACACCCTCCCGGCCTACCAAGACCTCCTGGCGACGGATCCGGGACGTGCGGAGCAGATTATCGGTTCGGACTTCAACGACCGCGTGGAGCAGCACCGCCCCACCAACAACATCCCCGGCATCATGGACCGCTTTGTGGATGGCTTCGGCGCGGAGGTCCACCAGTGA